A portion of the Desulfurellaceae bacterium genome contains these proteins:
- a CDS encoding TM0106 family RecB-like putative nuclease, translating into MRKATHRYLYTPSDLLEFLSSPFATWMTRRCLDDPEAAQPDAESAQQLSLGRHGRRHEQAFLKQLRDQGRHVYRVPSGGDRAALTRSAMQAGHEVIFHGLLDEADRLGEADFLIRVAAPSRLGDYVYEPWETKLARTVRPEFVIQLCAYADLLEAVQGRCPEQLHCVTGDGRAHTFRTADYIYYYRSLKSAFVAFLDGFDLDSPPLPNPWDENGRWQSHAEALLESSDHLCRVANISQTQVEKLHAAGVQTLRGLAETERQHVARLDDAVFVRLRDQARLQLASAGTDRPAYQIVEPAPDDPRKGLALLPPESPREGYPLMKGGLEYLFGVTCLEHGVPRFVDWWAHDAAQEKRAFEGFVDWVFARWQADPALHIYHYANYEVAVVRRLMGRYGTRETEVDELLRHNVFVDLYTVIRQGLRVGEPRYSLKNIESLYRDTRRTGPVSTAFDSVVAYEDWLASGQPQDWRASPVLQQI; encoded by the coding sequence ATGCGCAAGGCTACGCATCGGTATCTGTACACCCCTTCCGACCTGCTCGAATTTCTGAGTTCGCCCTTTGCGACGTGGATGACGCGCAGGTGCCTCGACGACCCCGAGGCCGCTCAGCCGGATGCGGAGTCGGCCCAGCAGCTGAGCCTGGGCCGACACGGTCGCCGTCACGAGCAGGCCTTCCTCAAGCAGCTCCGAGACCAGGGCCGCCACGTCTATCGCGTCCCGTCCGGCGGGGATCGCGCGGCGCTCACCCGCAGCGCCATGCAGGCGGGGCACGAGGTGATTTTCCACGGCCTGCTGGACGAGGCTGATCGGCTTGGCGAAGCCGATTTCCTGATCCGGGTTGCAGCGCCGTCACGGCTGGGCGACTACGTCTACGAGCCGTGGGAGACCAAGCTGGCGCGGACGGTACGGCCCGAGTTTGTGATCCAGCTGTGCGCGTATGCCGACCTGCTCGAAGCGGTCCAGGGGCGGTGTCCCGAGCAGCTGCACTGTGTGACGGGCGACGGCCGGGCGCACACGTTTCGGACGGCCGACTACATCTATTACTACCGGTCGCTGAAAAGCGCCTTTGTCGCCTTCCTGGATGGCTTTGACCTCGATAGTCCTCCGCTGCCTAACCCCTGGGACGAGAACGGCCGCTGGCAGTCGCACGCCGAAGCGCTGCTCGAATCGAGCGATCACCTGTGCCGGGTGGCCAACATCAGCCAGACCCAGGTCGAGAAGTTGCACGCCGCAGGTGTCCAGACGCTGCGCGGCCTGGCCGAAACCGAGCGTCAGCACGTGGCGCGCCTGGATGACGCGGTGTTTGTCCGGCTACGGGATCAGGCCCGACTCCAGCTTGCGTCTGCCGGGACCGACAGACCAGCATATCAAATCGTGGAACCCGCGCCGGACGATCCGCGTAAGGGCCTGGCCCTGCTGCCACCCGAGTCTCCGCGTGAGGGCTATCCGCTGATGAAGGGCGGGCTGGAATACCTGTTCGGGGTGACCTGCCTCGAACACGGCGTCCCCCGCTTTGTCGACTGGTGGGCTCACGACGCCGCTCAGGAAAAGCGGGCCTTTGAGGGCTTTGTCGATTGGGTGTTCGCCCGCTGGCAGGCTGACCCGGCGCTGCACATCTACCATTACGCCAACTATGAAGTCGCTGTGGTGCGCCGCCTGATGGGCCGCTACGGAACCCGTGAGACCGAGGTCGATGAGCTGCTGCGACACAACGTGTTCGTCGATCTGTATACGGTTATCCGCCAGGGCCTGCGGGTTGGTGAGCCGCGCTACTCGCTCAAAAATATCGAGTCTCTGTACCGCGATACCCGCCGAACCGGTCCGGTCAGCACCGCGTTTGATTCGGTCGTGGCCTACGAAGACTGGCTGGCCAGCGGACAGCCCCAGGACTGGCGCGCCTCGCCCGTGCTGCAACAGATT